A window of Desulfobacterales bacterium genomic DNA:
TTTGTGTAGGGGCGGGCTTAATACTCGCCTGCCGATTGAATAAGCCGGTTGCCAGCCGCCAATGCCTAATTGATAGCTTTCTTTAAATTGATAAACGCGCTGCGGTCAAAGCCAAGGGTTTTGAAAAAGGAAAGCAGATCGGTTGAATCCCAGCGGACGGAGGTATAAACTTTTTCAATACCCGCCGCCTTATAAATTTCAAATATTTTTTGGGCCATTTCAGCCCCGATACCCTGGCCCATGAATTCGGGATCCACTCCCACGGTCGCAATCCAGGCACTTTTGGTTTCACCAAAACCGGCTGTCAGGATATAGCTGATCATAAAGCCCACGACTTTGCCTTGATGTTCGGCCACATAGCACGCTTCCTCGCCATTTTGGGCATGCCCCTCCACCACTCTTTTAAAATCCGGTTCTACCGGACGGCGTGTAATAGCGGCGTAAATTTGGGTAATCGTTTCTGCATCTTCCACTTGTAAACGTCTGACTTGAAAATTCTCCACGGGCAAAATCCTTATCGCTGGAAGGGTTAATCGGTTCTGATGATTTTTACCTTATGACCGACCCAATTGGGCGGGAGATAAACTCGACCACTGTTACCGCTTGATTTGACTCGCTTTTCGATCATTTCTTCGCCGTATATTTCAAACTTCACCCTGTTATCCGGCGTCGCAGCGGCGGATTTATTTCGATCATCAACTTTTTTCTTATTTTCGTTTTTTGCGTTTGCCACGATGAAAGGCCTCTTTCTTCAAGCTGGTTGTTTCAAAAAGTTTGGTTGGGTTTTCAGAACGGCTCCCGATGGGTCACCTGCAAATAGAAGGTCTCATAAGGTCTTGAAATTACATTTTTAATATTAAGACTTCGTTTTGATAAAATACATAGTAGAGCTACATTAAAGCTACATTGTATCAGAGTCAAGCAAAAATAATGAAAATTAACTGGTACTGACACGGTCAATTTTTAAATCTGTCATCGAAAAGGCGATCGTAAGATCACCTTAGGTATTGAAGTGGAGTCGATCACCACCCAAGCAGCGGTGGTCGAAGACGGCTGGCTGCCGGCCGGTGCGGTGAAATCGACCTAATGGTGGTCAGCGTTCTGGAAACAAAAATGGGGCATGCCATCGAGGTATCTGAAAAAAACCCGGCTCATAGGAACCATCGGGGCGGCCTTGATTGCCAGCTCACAGAAATAAATTAATCTTGGTTTTCGGGATCCAGCTTGAGGTGGTCTGGCACAATCATGGATTCGACAATGATCTCCTTGAGTGATAGGGCTTTGATGTTCAGCTCAAATTCTTCACCCAGATCATTAATCTGGTCAAAGCAATTGTGGCAGGGCGTGATCACGATTTTAGCGCCGGTCTCTTTGATTTGATCGGCCTTTAACTTGCCGGATGCCATGCGGTAGGGTTTATAGTCCGGGCCCATGGGCATAATACCACCCCCGCCGCCGCAGCAATGATTGTGTTCCCGGTT
This region includes:
- a CDS encoding DUF2080 family transposase-associated protein; this encodes MIEKRVKSSGNSGRVYLPPNWVGHKVKIIRTD
- a CDS encoding GNAT family N-acetyltransferase — protein: MENFQVRRLQVEDAETITQIYAAITRRPVEPDFKRVVEGHAQNGEEACYVAEHQGKVVGFMISYILTAGFGETKSAWIATVGVDPEFMGQGIGAEMAQKIFEIYKAAGIEKVYTSVRWDSTDLLSFFKTLGFDRSAFINLKKAIN